From a region of the Triticum aestivum cultivar Chinese Spring chromosome 7D, IWGSC CS RefSeq v2.1, whole genome shotgun sequence genome:
- the LOC123171191 gene encoding BTB/POZ and MATH domain-containing protein 2-like, with translation MSSFAGVSVVDGVDLCPPCAGSACETSADCGHHLLVVQGYSGAKEKAPTGESIISRPFRVGCHTWQIELFPNGDSPSCADFVSLYVCRLDDYLNNAVEAKFSLSFIDQAERQKLVYILGTETCSFPHGGSRGHRKFMRKDALERSENMKRDGFTIRCDIMVCSAEDDAAGGTAPHRYICQHFNTLLESKVGADVTFEVSGETFAAHRCVLAARSTVFMAQLFGPMKEGTTSSVIRIEDMEAKVFRALLRFIYTDSFPEMEKEGMLEEAQDVEQGQEEDEMRLQWLRGLFTAADRYDLQHLKFICEKRLSEDIGVSSVAATLVLAEQHDCSGLKMACFNFIQAQSSSCLKRVMSTNGWGHLMMTYPSILNEVIAKLASKK, from the coding sequence ATGTCGTCGTTCGCCGGCGTGTCGGTCGTCGACGGCGTCGATCTGTGCCCCCCTTGCGCCGGGTCGGCCTGCGAAACCAGCGCCGACTGCGGCCACCACCTACTCGTGGTCCAGGGCTACTCAGGCGCCAAGGAGAAGGCGCCCACCGGGGAGAGCATCATCTCCCGGCCCTTCAGGGTCGGATGCCACACGTGGCAGATCGAGCTCTTCCCTAACGGCGACAGTCCAAGCTGCGCCGACTTCGTCTCTCTCTACGTCTGCCGCCTCGACGACTACCTCAACAATGCCGTGGAGGCCAAGTTCAGTCTCAGTTTCATCGACCAGGCCGAGAGGCAGAAGCTGGTGTACATTCTTGGGACCGAGACGTGCAGCTTCCCCCATGGCGGTTCGCGGGGCCACCGCAAGTTCATGAGGAAAGACGCCCTTGAACGATCGGAGAATATGAAGCGTGATGGTTTCACCATCCGCTGCGACATCATGGTATGTAGCGCGGAGGATGACGCCGCTGGTGGCACTGCCCCGCATCGCTACATATGCCAGCATTTTAACACTCTCCTTGAAAGTAAGGTGGGTGCTGATGTGACGTTCGAGGTCAGCGGCGAGACATTCGCTGCACACCGGTGCGTGCTTGCTGCCCGGTCGACGGTCTTCATGGCGCAGCTCTTTGGCCCCATGAAGGAGGGCACCACGTCCAGTGTCATACGGATCGAAGACATGGAAGCAAAAGTGTTCAGGGCTCTGCTTAGATTCATCTACACAGACTCTTTTCCTGAGATGGAGAAGGAAGGCATGCTGGAGGAAGCACAAGATGTGGAACAAGGACAAGAAGAGGATGAAATGCGGCTACAATGGCTGCGAGGCTTATTTACAGCGGCAGACAGATATGACCTCCAACACCTCAAGTTCATATGTGAAAAGCGGTTGTCTGAGGACATAGGTGTGAGCTCAGTGGCGGCCACTCTTGTTCTGGCCGAGCAGCACGACTGCAGCGGGTTGAAGATGGCGTGCTTCAATTTTATTCAAGCTCAATCTTCCTCCTGTTTGAAAAGGGTAATGTCAACTAATGGATGGGGGCATTTAATGATGACTTACCCCTCTATTTTGAATGAGGTCATTGCCAAGCTTGCTTCGAAAAAATGA